Proteins encoded in a region of the Marmota flaviventris isolate mMarFla1 chromosome 3, mMarFla1.hap1, whole genome shotgun sequence genome:
- the Gtpbp1 gene encoding GTP-binding protein 1 isoform X1 — protein MAAERSRSPMDSPVPASMFAPEPSSPGAARAAAAAARLHGGFESDCSEDGEALNGEPELDLTSKLVLVSPTSEQYDSLLRQMWERMDEGCGETIYVIGQGSDGSEYGLSEADMEASYATVKSMAEQIEADVILLRERQEAGGRVRDYLVRKRVGDNDFLEVRVAVVGNVDAGKSTLLGVLTHGELDNGRGFARQKLFRHKHEIESGRTSSVGNDILGFDSEGNVVNKPDSHGGSLEWTKICEKSTKVITFIDLAGHEKYLKTTVFGMTGHLPDFCMLMVGSNAGIVGMTKEHLGLALALNVPVFVVVTKIDMCPANILQETLKLLQRLLKSPGCRKIPVLVQSKDDVIVTASNFSSERMCPIFQISNVTGENLDLLKMFLNLLSPRTSYREEEPAEFQIDDTYSVPGVGTVVSGTTLRGLIKLNDTLLLGPDPLGNFLSIAVKSIHRKRMPVKEVRGGQTASFALKKIKRSSIRKGMVMVSPRLNPQASWEFEAEILVLHHPTTISPRYQAMVHCGSIRQTATILSMDKDCLRTGDKATVHFRFIKTPEYLHIDQRLVFREGRTKAVGTITKLLQTTNNSPMNSKPQQIKMQSTKKGPLTKREEGGPSGGLAVGAALPGDEASSLATGQPAASSSLQPQPKPGSGGRRRGGQRHKVKSQGACVTPASGC, from the exons ATGGCGGCGGAGCGGAGTCGCTCCCCGATGGACTCGCCGGTGCCGGCCTCTATGTTTGCCCCCGAGCCCAGCTCCCCGGGGGCGGCCAGGGCCGCGGCGGCCGCCGCCCGCCTCCACGGCGGCTTCGAGTCGGACTGCAGCGAGGACGGCGAGGCGCTCAACGGTGAGCCGGAGCTGGACCTCACCAGCAAG CTGGTTCTAGTGAGCCCTACATCAGAGCAGTATGACAGCCTACTTCGGCAGATGTGGGAGAGGATGGACGAGGGATGCGGAGAGACCATATATGTCATTGGGCAGGGATCAG ATGGGTCTGAGTATGGGCTGAGTGAAGCTGACATGGAGGCCTCCTACGCCACCGTGAAGAGCATGGCGGAACAAATAGAAGCTGATGTCATCCTCCTGCGGGAGCGTCAGGAAGCTGGTGGCCGTGTGCGTGATTATCTGGTCCGAAAACGAGTAGGAGACAATGACTTCCTGGAGGTCAG GGTAGCAGTTGTGGGCAACGTGGATGCCGGCAAAAGCACACTTCTGGGGGTCCTGACACATGGGGAACTGGACAATGGCCGTGGCTTTGCCCGCCAGAAGCTTTTCCGCCACAAACATGAGATTGAATCTGGTCGCACCAGCAGTGTGGGCAATGACATTCTGGGTTTTGACAGTGAAGGCAATGTAGTGAACAAACCTGACAGCCACGGTGGCAGCCTGGAGTGGACAAAGATCTGTGAGAAATCCACTAAGGTGATCACGTTCATTGACTTGGCTGGCCATGAGAAGTACCTGAAGACCACTGTGTTTGGCATGACTGGCCACTTGCCTGACTTCTGCATGCTCATG GTGGGCAGCAATGCTGGCATTGTGGGAATGACCAAGGAGCATCTGGGCTTGGCATTGGCACTCAATGTACCCGTCTTTGTGGTAGTCACCAAGATTGACATGTGTCCTGCCAACATCCTACAAG AAACCCTGAAGCTATTGCAGCGCCTGCTGAAGTCACCAGGCTGCCGGAAGATCCCTGTGCTGGTGCAGAGCAAGGATGACGTGATTGTTACTGCCTCCAACTTCAGCTCTGAGAG GATGTGCCCGATATTCCAGATCTCCAACGTCACAGGTGAGAACCTGGATCTCCTGAAGATGTTCCTCAACCTCCTGTCCCCTCGCACCAGCTACAGGGAGGAGGAGCCTGCTGAGTTCCAGATTGATGACACTTACTCCGTTCCG GGTGTGGGGACAGTGGTGTCAGGGACAACACTGAGGGGTCTGATTAAGCTGAATGACACGCTGTTGCTGGGCCCAGATCCCCTGGGCAACTTCCTCTCCATTGCTGTCAAGTCAATTCATCGCAAGCGCATGCCTGTCAAGGAGGTGCGGGGTGGCCAGACAGCCTCCTTCGCACTGAAGAAG atCAAGCGCTCATCCATCCGGAAAGGCATGGTGATGGTTTCCCCACGCTTGAATCCCCAAGCCTCCTGGGAATTTGAGGCCGAGATTCTTGTACTTCATCACCCTACCACGATTAGCCCACGCTACCAGGCCATGG TGCACTGTGGGAGCATCAGGCAGACAGCCACCATTCTGAGCATGGACAAGGACTGCCTGCGCACTGGGGACAAGGCCACTGTCCACTTCCGCTTCATTAAGACTCCTGAGTACCTACACATAGACCAGCGGCTGGTGTTCCGGGAAGGCCGTACCAAGGCCGTGGGCACCATCACCAAG CTCCTCCAGACCACCAACAACTCGCCAATGAACTCCAAGCCCCAGCAGATTAAAATGCAGTCAACAAAAAAAGGACCTCTGACCAAACGAGAAGAAGGGGGCCCATCTGGTGGGCTGGCAGTAGGGGCAGCCCTGCCTGGAGATGAGGCTTCCTCTCTAGCCACGGGGCAGCCAGCCGCATCCAGCAGTCTCCAGCCACAG cCCAAGCCCGGCAGTGGGGGTCGGCGACGAGGGGGCCAGCGCCACAAGGTGAAGTCCCAGGGGGCCTGTGTGACTCCTGCCAGCGGCTGCTGA
- the Gtpbp1 gene encoding GTP-binding protein 1 isoform X3, protein MEASYATVKSMAEQIEADVILLRERQEAGGRVRDYLVRKRVGDNDFLEVRVAVVGNVDAGKSTLLGVLTHGELDNGRGFARQKLFRHKHEIESGRTSSVGNDILGFDSEGNVVNKPDSHGGSLEWTKICEKSTKVITFIDLAGHEKYLKTTVFGMTGHLPDFCMLMVGSNAGIVGMTKEHLGLALALNVPVFVVVTKIDMCPANILQETLKLLQRLLKSPGCRKIPVLVQSKDDVIVTASNFSSERMCPIFQISNVTGENLDLLKMFLNLLSPRTSYREEEPAEFQIDDTYSVPGVGTVVSGTTLRGLIKLNDTLLLGPDPLGNFLSIAVKSIHRKRMPVKEVRGGQTASFALKKIKRSSIRKGMVMVSPRLNPQASWEFEAEILVLHHPTTISPRYQAMVHCGSIRQTATILSMDKDCLRTGDKATVHFRFIKTPEYLHIDQRLVFREGRTKAVGTITKLLQTTNNSPMNSKPQQIKMQSTKKGPLTKREEGGPSGGLAVGAALPGDEASSLATGQPAASSSLQPQPKPGSGGRRRGGQRHKVKSQGACVTPASGC, encoded by the exons ATGGAGGCCTCCTACGCCACCGTGAAGAGCATGGCGGAACAAATAGAAGCTGATGTCATCCTCCTGCGGGAGCGTCAGGAAGCTGGTGGCCGTGTGCGTGATTATCTGGTCCGAAAACGAGTAGGAGACAATGACTTCCTGGAGGTCAG GGTAGCAGTTGTGGGCAACGTGGATGCCGGCAAAAGCACACTTCTGGGGGTCCTGACACATGGGGAACTGGACAATGGCCGTGGCTTTGCCCGCCAGAAGCTTTTCCGCCACAAACATGAGATTGAATCTGGTCGCACCAGCAGTGTGGGCAATGACATTCTGGGTTTTGACAGTGAAGGCAATGTAGTGAACAAACCTGACAGCCACGGTGGCAGCCTGGAGTGGACAAAGATCTGTGAGAAATCCACTAAGGTGATCACGTTCATTGACTTGGCTGGCCATGAGAAGTACCTGAAGACCACTGTGTTTGGCATGACTGGCCACTTGCCTGACTTCTGCATGCTCATG GTGGGCAGCAATGCTGGCATTGTGGGAATGACCAAGGAGCATCTGGGCTTGGCATTGGCACTCAATGTACCCGTCTTTGTGGTAGTCACCAAGATTGACATGTGTCCTGCCAACATCCTACAAG AAACCCTGAAGCTATTGCAGCGCCTGCTGAAGTCACCAGGCTGCCGGAAGATCCCTGTGCTGGTGCAGAGCAAGGATGACGTGATTGTTACTGCCTCCAACTTCAGCTCTGAGAG GATGTGCCCGATATTCCAGATCTCCAACGTCACAGGTGAGAACCTGGATCTCCTGAAGATGTTCCTCAACCTCCTGTCCCCTCGCACCAGCTACAGGGAGGAGGAGCCTGCTGAGTTCCAGATTGATGACACTTACTCCGTTCCG GGTGTGGGGACAGTGGTGTCAGGGACAACACTGAGGGGTCTGATTAAGCTGAATGACACGCTGTTGCTGGGCCCAGATCCCCTGGGCAACTTCCTCTCCATTGCTGTCAAGTCAATTCATCGCAAGCGCATGCCTGTCAAGGAGGTGCGGGGTGGCCAGACAGCCTCCTTCGCACTGAAGAAG atCAAGCGCTCATCCATCCGGAAAGGCATGGTGATGGTTTCCCCACGCTTGAATCCCCAAGCCTCCTGGGAATTTGAGGCCGAGATTCTTGTACTTCATCACCCTACCACGATTAGCCCACGCTACCAGGCCATGG TGCACTGTGGGAGCATCAGGCAGACAGCCACCATTCTGAGCATGGACAAGGACTGCCTGCGCACTGGGGACAAGGCCACTGTCCACTTCCGCTTCATTAAGACTCCTGAGTACCTACACATAGACCAGCGGCTGGTGTTCCGGGAAGGCCGTACCAAGGCCGTGGGCACCATCACCAAG CTCCTCCAGACCACCAACAACTCGCCAATGAACTCCAAGCCCCAGCAGATTAAAATGCAGTCAACAAAAAAAGGACCTCTGACCAAACGAGAAGAAGGGGGCCCATCTGGTGGGCTGGCAGTAGGGGCAGCCCTGCCTGGAGATGAGGCTTCCTCTCTAGCCACGGGGCAGCCAGCCGCATCCAGCAGTCTCCAGCCACAG cCCAAGCCCGGCAGTGGGGGTCGGCGACGAGGGGGCCAGCGCCACAAGGTGAAGTCCCAGGGGGCCTGTGTGACTCCTGCCAGCGGCTGCTGA
- the Gtpbp1 gene encoding GTP-binding protein 1 isoform X2: MAAERSRSPMDSPVPASMFAPEPSSPGAARAAAAAARLHGGFESDCSEDGEALNGEPELDLTSKLVLVSPTSEQYDSLLRQMWERMDEGCGETIYVIGQGSDGSEYGLSEADMEASYATVKSMAEQIEADVILLRERQEAGGRVRDYLVRKRVGDNDFLEVRVAVVGNVDAGKSTLLGVLTHGELDNGRGFARQKLFRHKHEIESGRTSSVGNDILGFDSEGNVVNKPDSHGGSLEWTKICEKSTKVITFIDLAGHEKYLKTTVFGMTGHLPDFCMLMVGSNAGIVGMTKEHLGLALALNVPVFVVVTKIDMCPANILQETLKLLQRLLKSPGCRKIPVLVQSKDDVIVTASNFSSERMCPIFQISNVTGENLDLLKMFLNLLSPRTSYREEEPAEFQIDDTYSVPGVGTVVSGTTLRGLIKLNDTLLLGPDPLGNFLSIAVKSIHRKRMPVKEVRGGQTASFALKKIKRSSIRKGMVMVSPRLNPQASWEFEAEILVLHHPTTISPRYQAMVHCGSIRQTATILSMDKDCLRTGDKATVHFRFIKTPEYLHIDQRLVFREGRTKAVGTITKTLPMAMDI, encoded by the exons ATGGCGGCGGAGCGGAGTCGCTCCCCGATGGACTCGCCGGTGCCGGCCTCTATGTTTGCCCCCGAGCCCAGCTCCCCGGGGGCGGCCAGGGCCGCGGCGGCCGCCGCCCGCCTCCACGGCGGCTTCGAGTCGGACTGCAGCGAGGACGGCGAGGCGCTCAACGGTGAGCCGGAGCTGGACCTCACCAGCAAG CTGGTTCTAGTGAGCCCTACATCAGAGCAGTATGACAGCCTACTTCGGCAGATGTGGGAGAGGATGGACGAGGGATGCGGAGAGACCATATATGTCATTGGGCAGGGATCAG ATGGGTCTGAGTATGGGCTGAGTGAAGCTGACATGGAGGCCTCCTACGCCACCGTGAAGAGCATGGCGGAACAAATAGAAGCTGATGTCATCCTCCTGCGGGAGCGTCAGGAAGCTGGTGGCCGTGTGCGTGATTATCTGGTCCGAAAACGAGTAGGAGACAATGACTTCCTGGAGGTCAG GGTAGCAGTTGTGGGCAACGTGGATGCCGGCAAAAGCACACTTCTGGGGGTCCTGACACATGGGGAACTGGACAATGGCCGTGGCTTTGCCCGCCAGAAGCTTTTCCGCCACAAACATGAGATTGAATCTGGTCGCACCAGCAGTGTGGGCAATGACATTCTGGGTTTTGACAGTGAAGGCAATGTAGTGAACAAACCTGACAGCCACGGTGGCAGCCTGGAGTGGACAAAGATCTGTGAGAAATCCACTAAGGTGATCACGTTCATTGACTTGGCTGGCCATGAGAAGTACCTGAAGACCACTGTGTTTGGCATGACTGGCCACTTGCCTGACTTCTGCATGCTCATG GTGGGCAGCAATGCTGGCATTGTGGGAATGACCAAGGAGCATCTGGGCTTGGCATTGGCACTCAATGTACCCGTCTTTGTGGTAGTCACCAAGATTGACATGTGTCCTGCCAACATCCTACAAG AAACCCTGAAGCTATTGCAGCGCCTGCTGAAGTCACCAGGCTGCCGGAAGATCCCTGTGCTGGTGCAGAGCAAGGATGACGTGATTGTTACTGCCTCCAACTTCAGCTCTGAGAG GATGTGCCCGATATTCCAGATCTCCAACGTCACAGGTGAGAACCTGGATCTCCTGAAGATGTTCCTCAACCTCCTGTCCCCTCGCACCAGCTACAGGGAGGAGGAGCCTGCTGAGTTCCAGATTGATGACACTTACTCCGTTCCG GGTGTGGGGACAGTGGTGTCAGGGACAACACTGAGGGGTCTGATTAAGCTGAATGACACGCTGTTGCTGGGCCCAGATCCCCTGGGCAACTTCCTCTCCATTGCTGTCAAGTCAATTCATCGCAAGCGCATGCCTGTCAAGGAGGTGCGGGGTGGCCAGACAGCCTCCTTCGCACTGAAGAAG atCAAGCGCTCATCCATCCGGAAAGGCATGGTGATGGTTTCCCCACGCTTGAATCCCCAAGCCTCCTGGGAATTTGAGGCCGAGATTCTTGTACTTCATCACCCTACCACGATTAGCCCACGCTACCAGGCCATGG TGCACTGTGGGAGCATCAGGCAGACAGCCACCATTCTGAGCATGGACAAGGACTGCCTGCGCACTGGGGACAAGGCCACTGTCCACTTCCGCTTCATTAAGACTCCTGAGTACCTACACATAGACCAGCGGCTGGTGTTCCGGGAAGGCCGTACCAAGGCCGTGGGCACCATCACCAAG ACCTTACCCATGGCCATGGACATTTGA